The sequence TCGAGCAGGATGCGCCGCAGCATCAGGCGGTACAGTTCCAGTTTCGGCTCCTGCGCCAGAAAGGTCTCGATTTTCGCCTCGTCGGCGGCGAGGATCTCCGGCGACAGGAACGCCGACGCCTCGGCCGCCCGAACGCTCAGCTGCGTGGCGCGCGCCGCCAGCGCCTTCGGCCCTTCCGCCGCCGTGTCCTCGTGGCTGCGCATCACCGCGTAACAGTACAGCCGCCCCAGCAGATAATCCAGACGCTCGTCCAGCGTGATCGCCTTCAGCAGCGACGCGGCCGAATCCATCACGCGCCCCCGGCAGGCCGCCAGTTCCGCCGCCGTCGCTTCCGCTTCCTTCGCCTCCGCTTCCCACTGCGTCGGCGCGGCGTAAATGTCTTCCAGCTTCCAGCGCGCCGCCTCGGGCACCTCCGCGCGCGTTTCGTACAGCGGCGCCGCGTAGCCCGCGTCGCCGGCGATGCCCGATGCCTTCGTTTCGTTCTCCGTCATTTCGCAACTCCCTTTCTCATCTTCTCCGACGTTCAAAAACCAGGAATGAAAAACAGCTTACGATCGTGCAGACTGATGCGGTAGATCCGCCCCGAGGGCCGGTCCCAGGCGTAAAATCCGTTGCCCGCCGGGATGCCCGCGCCGTCGAGGAACTGCATGTCCTCGCCGCGCGCATAAGAGTCGGTGACCGTGCCGCGCACCGGGCGGGCGATCGGCAGACGCCCCACCACCCGGCGCGGCCGCCAGTTTCCTCTCAGCCCCGTGCGCGCCACGATATCCGCCACGGCTTCGGCCACCGGGGCCGGACAGACGCCGAGAAAATCGTAACGCCCGTGCGGCGAGCGCGCGAAATCGCGCAGCAGCCCGGCCGCCAGCCATTCGCCGCCTTCACGGCGCGGCAGTTCGATCAGCGCCGCATAGAGCGCGTCGATCACCATGAACGCCCGCGGCGTTTCCGACGGCAGCTCGAACGAGCCCACCTCGTCCCAGCGGCTCGGGTCGCCGCCCGGCACGTGGACGCGCAAAACGCTCCACGCCGCCTGCAGCCGCTGCGGCCCCTCGCCCCGGACGCAGCGCCGCCACAGCGAGTACAAAGAGCCCTCGAGAATCTGACCGTCGAGCGTCCGGCGCAGCTCCGCCGCCTTCGCCTCGCCCGCCGCGCGGGCCTCCTGCGCCGCCGTCAGCCGCTGCCAGCGGGCCTCCACTTCCGCTTTCGTCAGCGCCGCGGCCGAAGCCGGGACGGCAGCGCCCAGCGCCGCGGCCGCCAAAAACGCGCTCCAGTATCTTAAACGCATCATTCAGCTTCATCTCCCCGAAAAAATTTTCCGCCCGCTCCGGCGCAAGACATCCCGCCGTCCGCGCAGGCAGTTCCGCACGCTCCGCCACGATTATATAGCCTGCGGCAGGCGGCGGCAAGAAGACAGCCCGCGCGACACGGCAAAACGACACCGAAAAGACGTCGGGGCAAAAATGCACGCGCCTCGCCCCGGTTACGCCGGCGCGAAGGGAACTCTCCCTCTCGTTCGGCTTCGTGCGAGAACTCATGACAGACTGCCAACAAAAACTCGTCCGTAAAAATGTAGTTTTTTACACTTTTACGGACGAGTTTTGTTGATATTTTACGCTTTTCGCGGCGGAGAACCTTCAGGCCAAGAGCCTGAGAGCCTTCCATGCCAAATACGGCCCCGCCCTCAGCGTGCGCACGTCGCTTTCGCCGTACCGGGAGCAGGAATGGATGGTCAACGTGCCCCTGTACGACGTCGGCGCGTGGTTTGCCGGACGCAGGCGGGCGGCGACGGCATAGACCGCGGCAGGAGCGGCTTCGCGGCGCCGTTTTCGGCCGGGAGGCCGCGAACGTCCGCTTGCCGGCGTTCCCGGCCGGCGTTATAATTTTTCAAGGGAATCATTGATTTCCCAAGGAGGAATCACGAAATGAACGATGAAAAATCTACAGAACTGCTGGCCGGCATCGCCGCGCGCCGGTCCTGCCGCGCCTTCGAAAACACGCCGCCGGGGCCGGAGCTGCTCGCGTCGGTGCTGAAATACGCCACGTTTTCGCCTTCGGCCAAAAACGCCCAGCCGTGGGAAGCCTATGTCGTCGCCGGAGAACGCCTCGACGCCCTGCGCGCGAAGATGGACGAAGCCTTTCGTCAGGGCCGGGGCGTGCCCATGCACGCCGGGCGGGAAATGCCCGCGTGGCAGGCCCGCGCCCGCGAACTGAGCGGCGCCCTGGCGCCCGTTCTCGAGCGCCAGGGCTGGGAGCCGAAAAGTTTCATCGGCCGCTGCCTGCGCTTCTTCGACGCGCCGGCCGCCGCCATCGTCTGCATGGACGGCGAGCCCAGCCCCCTGCATCTCCTCGACATCGGCAT is a genomic window of Pyramidobacter piscolens W5455 containing:
- a CDS encoding nitroreductase; the encoded protein is MNDEKSTELLAGIAARRSCRAFENTPPGPELLASVLKYATFSPSAKNAQPWEAYVVAGERLDALRAKMDEAFRQGRGVPMHAGREMPAWQARARELSGALAPVLERQGWEPKSFIGRCLRFFDAPAAAIVCMDGEPSPLHLLDIGMFTQTLCLSAAGHGLASCIIAYTLIVEPAIREFLRLPAERRVMITVALGFPAKDQPMGQFRSGRAEAGENVHFV